A window of the Halobacterium hubeiense genome harbors these coding sequences:
- a CDS encoding helix-turn-helix domain-containing protein: MATEATVTVPSDQFPLDTVFAQFPDVTVELERLIPSQDVVIPYFWVRGTEIEDVEAAFSEHPGVNRIQLVDSVEDEYLLRVEWSLEYDDLLSVLTETGIPLINATGTNRQWTFDIRGDTRSDIAAFHARCRKLGIPITLTALHELTPVDADAAAALTDKQEEALALAYERGYFESPREVTMGEIGDELGISQQAVASRLRHGIKHTLEQTLSEPERPNQ, encoded by the coding sequence ATGGCTACGGAGGCTACCGTCACCGTTCCGTCCGACCAGTTCCCCCTCGACACTGTGTTCGCGCAATTCCCGGACGTGACGGTCGAACTGGAGCGATTGATTCCGTCACAGGACGTCGTCATCCCCTACTTCTGGGTTCGCGGCACGGAAATCGAGGACGTCGAGGCCGCGTTCTCCGAACACCCGGGGGTGAACCGCATCCAACTCGTCGACTCCGTCGAGGACGAGTACCTCCTGCGCGTGGAGTGGTCGCTCGAGTACGACGACTTGCTGAGCGTGCTGACGGAGACCGGCATCCCGCTCATCAACGCGACCGGCACGAACCGACAGTGGACGTTCGACATCCGGGGGGACACGCGAAGCGACATCGCCGCCTTCCACGCTCGCTGTCGAAAGCTGGGAATCCCGATTACGCTGACGGCCCTGCACGAACTGACGCCCGTGGACGCGGACGCGGCGGCCGCGCTCACGGACAAACAGGAGGAAGCGCTGGCGCTCGCCTACGAACGCGGGTACTTCGAGTCCCCCCGGGAGGTGACGATGGGAGAAATCGGCGACGAACTCGGCATCTCCCAGCAGGCCGTCGCCTCCCGCCTCCGGCACGGAATCAAGCACACGCTCGAACAGACGCTCTCGGAGCCCGAGCGGCCGAACCAGTAG
- a CDS encoding hydrogenase iron-sulfur subunit, which translates to MNVGAFVCGCGGSVDLDLEGVREGVRDVDVVASGANLCTEGLPKVRHVVEEYDLDHLIVTAESDNCKQRYRTVLDDAGLHPEAISFVNHRERGAWVHDETDATDLVARKINAAYAGLREEAPPRSVSREAGDDVVVVGDPEAAEALSDSADVTLLADGRDFADADYDLRDVTLARGRVTDVDGVYGEFEIQVQAGVTEDCIDCMECVKQGPDEYVTSKPVDVLPGAPDGDWVDCCPTDAIHPEERTIEADQVVYPDASRATRGGRMGFYTGPVDAATVAAVQDLIGGIEKPQFLDVEMDVCAAGGSSQQGCTACSDACPHGAVSRPTIDSVEFDEVACEGCGACTSACPTGAVRAREPSNERIAREVESMLVETDDSGLLSSSEEGIETGVVAFVCDERAARALDDFGRRARQRDGIEYPPLLPVEVPCADTVGEAHVLHALAAGADGVAIVGCGGDCLHSGPDPKAELVTRMNQATEDLGLGKRTAFFAPEPGEPEAFVEDVSRFVELGLDPSPVPAGHEADGVADPTTANPEFNTHDWALESVRAIVPHTDPRDVVRGLESFGRVEVNEDCTFTPTCSNLCPTDALRREEAGLEFDHERCVNCGLCEEGCMEDAIRVDGGLELGLLPENNDGDAWTTVADGEMRECRRCGKPFTSEASAQKISDEVGDVVAGIAPDADGDVFEYCSDCRAKLVYDR; encoded by the coding sequence ATGAACGTCGGGGCGTTCGTCTGTGGCTGCGGTGGTTCCGTCGACCTCGACCTCGAAGGCGTCCGCGAGGGCGTCCGCGACGTCGACGTCGTCGCCAGCGGTGCGAACCTCTGTACGGAGGGCTTACCGAAGGTGCGACACGTCGTCGAGGAGTACGACCTCGACCACCTGATAGTCACAGCCGAGAGCGACAACTGCAAGCAACGATACCGAACCGTGCTCGACGACGCCGGGCTCCATCCCGAGGCAATCTCGTTCGTCAATCACCGCGAGCGCGGCGCGTGGGTCCACGACGAGACCGACGCAACCGACCTCGTCGCGCGGAAGATAAACGCCGCGTACGCGGGCCTCCGCGAGGAGGCGCCGCCGCGGTCCGTCTCCCGGGAGGCCGGCGACGACGTCGTGGTCGTCGGCGACCCCGAGGCCGCCGAAGCGCTGTCGGACTCCGCGGACGTCACGCTGCTCGCGGACGGCCGGGACTTCGCGGACGCCGACTACGACCTCCGCGACGTCACGCTCGCCCGCGGGCGCGTCACGGACGTCGACGGCGTCTACGGCGAGTTCGAGATTCAGGTGCAGGCCGGCGTCACCGAGGACTGCATCGACTGCATGGAGTGCGTCAAGCAGGGGCCCGACGAGTACGTCACGAGCAAGCCCGTGGACGTGCTGCCGGGCGCGCCGGACGGCGACTGGGTGGACTGCTGTCCGACCGACGCCATCCACCCCGAGGAGCGCACCATCGAGGCCGACCAAGTGGTGTACCCGGACGCATCCCGGGCGACCCGCGGCGGCCGCATGGGCTTCTACACGGGGCCGGTGGACGCCGCGACGGTCGCGGCCGTCCAGGACCTCATCGGCGGCATCGAGAAGCCGCAGTTCCTCGACGTGGAGATGGACGTCTGCGCGGCGGGCGGGTCCAGCCAGCAGGGCTGTACCGCGTGTTCGGACGCCTGCCCGCACGGCGCCGTCTCCCGCCCCACCATCGACAGCGTGGAGTTCGACGAAGTGGCGTGTGAGGGTTGTGGCGCGTGCACGAGCGCGTGCCCGACCGGCGCGGTGCGCGCCCGCGAACCCTCGAACGAGCGCATCGCCCGCGAGGTCGAGTCGATGCTCGTCGAGACCGACGACTCCGGGCTGCTCTCCTCGTCCGAGGAGGGCATCGAGACCGGCGTCGTGGCGTTCGTCTGCGACGAGCGCGCCGCCCGCGCGCTCGACGACTTCGGCCGCCGCGCCCGCCAGCGGGACGGCATCGAGTACCCGCCCCTGCTCCCCGTCGAGGTGCCGTGCGCGGACACCGTCGGCGAAGCACACGTCCTGCACGCGCTCGCCGCGGGCGCGGACGGCGTCGCCATCGTCGGCTGCGGCGGCGACTGCCTGCACTCCGGCCCGGACCCGAAGGCCGAACTCGTCACGCGCATGAATCAGGCGACCGAGGACCTCGGGCTCGGCAAGCGCACCGCGTTCTTCGCGCCCGAGCCCGGCGAGCCGGAGGCGTTCGTCGAGGACGTCAGCCGGTTCGTCGAACTCGGTCTCGACCCGTCGCCGGTGCCCGCCGGCCACGAGGCCGACGGCGTCGCGGACCCGACGACCGCCAACCCCGAGTTCAACACCCACGACTGGGCGCTGGAGAGCGTGCGCGCCATCGTCCCGCACACCGACCCGCGGGACGTCGTCCGCGGGCTGGAGTCGTTCGGCCGCGTCGAGGTCAACGAGGACTGCACGTTCACGCCGACGTGTTCGAACCTCTGCCCGACGGACGCGCTCCGCCGCGAGGAGGCCGGACTGGAGTTCGACCACGAGCGCTGCGTGAACTGCGGGCTCTGCGAGGAGGGCTGCATGGAGGACGCCATCCGCGTGGACGGCGGCCTCGAACTCGGCCTGCTCCCCGAGAACAACGACGGGGACGCCTGGACGACCGTCGCGGACGGCGAGATGCGGGAGTGCCGCCGCTGCGGCAAGCCGTTCACGAGCGAGGCGTCCGCACAGAAGATCAGCGACGAAGTCGGGGACGTCGTCGCGGGCATCGCGCCCGACGCCGACGGCGACGTCTTCGAGTACTGCAGCGACTGCCGCGCGAAACTCGTCTACGACCGATAA
- a CDS encoding TorD/DmsD family molecular chaperone translates to MSLDQQALYDARLELVDYLVDALYDTPEEAFVEQLLDGGLDTPADSINDDLDAGFEYLHEFVEANEGRDPAEVTDELAKEFTRVFVGPRPPVQPHETYYREDTDFLSSGLAEVDASYGAAGWKVPEDVSEEADYVGVELLFVRNLLRRQQAGEEEAVGFERVFLDEHFSTWLDAYLDDVVENTDEPFYLAAVHVLRGFVEFERDLVA, encoded by the coding sequence ATGAGCTTGGACCAGCAGGCACTCTACGACGCGCGACTCGAACTCGTCGACTACCTCGTCGACGCACTCTACGACACCCCCGAGGAGGCGTTCGTCGAACAGCTCCTCGACGGCGGCCTCGACACGCCCGCCGACTCCATCAACGACGACCTCGATGCGGGCTTCGAGTACCTCCACGAGTTCGTCGAAGCCAACGAGGGCCGCGACCCCGCCGAGGTGACCGACGAGCTCGCAAAGGAGTTCACGCGCGTGTTCGTCGGGCCGCGGCCGCCCGTCCAGCCCCACGAGACGTACTACCGCGAGGACACCGACTTCCTCTCCTCGGGACTCGCGGAAGTGGACGCCAGCTACGGCGCCGCGGGCTGGAAGGTCCCAGAGGACGTCAGCGAGGAGGCCGACTACGTCGGCGTCGAACTGCTGTTCGTCCGGAACCTCCTGCGCCGCCAGCAGGCCGGCGAGGAGGAAGCCGTCGGCTTCGAGCGCGTGTTCCTCGACGAGCACTTCTCGACGTGGCTGGACGCGTACCTAGACGACGTCGTCGAGAACACGGACGAGCCGTTCTACCTCGCCGCGGTCCACGTCCTGCGTGGGTTCGTCGAGTTCGAACGCGACCTCGTCGCGTAA
- a CDS encoding helix-turn-helix transcriptional regulator yields the protein MDDLTGFQRDLLVVTAGLEEPNGLDIKEELEQYYESDINHGRLYPNLDTLVEKGLIEKGQRDERTNEYGVTPRGDRELRARRKWENRYVRDAVAELDDDHLLLAN from the coding sequence ATGGACGACCTCACCGGCTTCCAGCGCGACCTCCTCGTCGTGACGGCGGGCCTCGAAGAGCCCAACGGGCTCGACATCAAGGAGGAGCTCGAACAGTACTACGAGTCGGACATCAACCACGGGCGGCTCTACCCGAACCTCGACACGCTCGTCGAGAAGGGCCTCATCGAGAAGGGGCAACGAGACGAGCGCACCAACGAGTACGGGGTCACGCCGCGCGGCGACCGCGAGCTGCGCGCGCGCCGCAAGTGGGAGAACCGCTACGTCCGTGACGCGGTGGCGGAACTCGACGACGACCACCTCCTGTTGGCCAACTGA
- a CDS encoding aldehyde ferredoxin oxidoreductase family protein, whose translation MVGDHVLRVRLGEGTVSREEIPPEWRRRYVGGKALAARYLLADTEAGVDPLGPENLLAFAVGPLTGRAPGEPRFAVVTKSPLTDAFLDSYAGGDFAARLAGSLDDCLLVLVEGERDEPGVLVVEDGTARIEDAPELAGMDAAETDAQYPDAAVACVGPAGEHGVRFATVATDGGDHHAGRGGAGTVMGAKGLKAVVARGDAPETPPELDAADEEFADAEVGRWQAASETLESVDFADEVGALPTRGWQSGTFDGADGVGIEAVREASVGRERPGEAVPGGFRVPDGDGETVPRGAASITLGAGLGISDFDAVAELGGLCDRLGVDVISAGSAVAFAARASERGALDRDVDFGDPEGARRLIREVATRETDLGDALADGVVAAADRLGFDQMIPAVKAMELPTYDPRAAPAMALAYATSDRGACHRRARPIEEAAVAAESWSDADRVRAVVSEQNARSARWCLVADDFAGEAAPEQGARWLRAVGVDATAESLADLGERAWNLTRLFNVREGHDRNDDALPEAMTVPLPDGPAEGAAIDRERFDAMLEAYYDARGWDSEGVPTESTLERLELTEATQ comes from the coding sequence ATGGTCGGGGACCACGTGTTGCGCGTGCGGCTCGGCGAGGGGACCGTGTCGCGCGAGGAGATTCCGCCCGAGTGGCGACGCCGCTACGTCGGCGGGAAGGCGCTCGCCGCCCGGTACCTGCTCGCGGACACCGAGGCGGGCGTGGACCCGCTCGGCCCCGAGAATCTACTCGCGTTCGCGGTCGGCCCGCTGACCGGGCGCGCGCCCGGCGAACCACGGTTCGCGGTCGTGACGAAGTCCCCGCTCACGGACGCGTTCCTGGACTCGTACGCCGGCGGCGACTTCGCCGCGCGGCTCGCGGGCAGCCTCGACGACTGCCTGCTCGTCCTCGTCGAGGGCGAGCGCGACGAACCCGGCGTCCTCGTCGTCGAGGACGGCACCGCGCGCATCGAGGACGCCCCCGAACTCGCGGGCATGGACGCCGCCGAGACCGACGCCCAGTATCCGGACGCGGCGGTCGCGTGCGTCGGCCCCGCTGGCGAGCACGGCGTCCGGTTCGCGACGGTCGCGACGGACGGCGGCGACCACCACGCCGGCCGCGGCGGCGCGGGCACCGTGATGGGCGCGAAAGGCCTGAAGGCCGTCGTCGCGCGCGGCGACGCGCCGGAGACGCCGCCGGAACTGGACGCCGCCGACGAGGAGTTCGCGGACGCGGAGGTCGGGCGCTGGCAGGCGGCCAGCGAGACCCTCGAATCCGTGGACTTCGCGGACGAAGTGGGCGCGCTCCCCACGCGGGGATGGCAGTCCGGGACGTTCGACGGCGCCGACGGCGTCGGCATCGAAGCAGTCCGCGAAGCCAGCGTCGGGCGCGAGCGGCCGGGCGAGGCCGTCCCGGGCGGCTTCCGCGTGCCCGACGGCGACGGCGAGACGGTGCCGCGGGGCGCGGCGTCCATCACGCTGGGCGCCGGCCTCGGCATCAGCGACTTCGACGCGGTCGCCGAACTCGGCGGGCTCTGCGACCGCCTCGGCGTGGACGTCATCAGCGCCGGGAGCGCGGTCGCGTTCGCCGCCCGCGCGAGCGAGCGCGGCGCCCTCGACAGGGACGTCGACTTCGGCGACCCCGAGGGCGCGCGCCGGCTCATCCGCGAGGTCGCCACCCGCGAGACCGACCTCGGGGACGCGCTCGCGGACGGCGTCGTCGCGGCCGCCGACCGCCTCGGCTTCGACCAGATGATTCCCGCGGTGAAGGCGATGGAACTGCCGACCTACGACCCGCGGGCGGCGCCCGCGATGGCGCTGGCGTACGCGACCAGCGACCGCGGGGCGTGCCACCGGCGCGCTCGCCCCATCGAGGAGGCCGCCGTCGCCGCGGAGTCGTGGAGCGACGCGGACCGCGTGCGCGCGGTCGTCAGCGAGCAGAACGCCCGCAGCGCGCGCTGGTGTCTGGTCGCCGACGACTTCGCGGGCGAAGCCGCACCCGAGCAGGGCGCGCGCTGGCTGCGTGCAGTCGGCGTGGACGCCACCGCGGAGTCGCTCGCGGACCTCGGCGAGCGCGCGTGGAACCTCACGCGGCTGTTCAACGTCCGCGAGGGCCACGACCGCAACGACGACGCGCTCCCCGAGGCGATGACCGTGCCGCTACCGGACGGCCCCGCGGAAGGCGCGGCCATCGACCGGGAGCGGTTCGACGCGATGCTTGAGGCGTACTACGACGCCCGCGGCTGGGACAGTGAGGGCGTGCCGACGGAATCGACGCTCGAACGACTGGAGTTGACGGAGGCTACACAGTGA
- a CDS encoding molybdopterin oxidoreductase family protein has protein sequence MSTQPVSLDLDRRSFMKASALAGGLALGGGITGQTLAQDGESGGADVSGDDSTLTKTICNFCAVGCGFRGEREGDAFVGQEPWEENPINNGSLCSKGAAIYGSEHSERRLKHPMRKENGEWKKITWDEAYSHITEELERIWDEYGRDSLMFLGSAHHCNEEAYASRKLASFMGTNNIDHQARICHSTTVTGLANTWGYGAMTNTVNDYRNFDLNIIIGQNPAEAHPIAMQHILEGQARGGTVVSVDPRYTKTSAHADDFYRLRPGTDVALMMGLMRYLREQGELDDEMLEERVQGWPDVEGELDDYDPETVEEITWISADRVRELGDLIIENKPNVQIEWAMGGTQHNNGTQNIRSYALTSLASGSAAHSGGGLQVMRGHANVQGATDLGVASHILPGYYGVSSRGSWEYWADVWNKTPTTSGDVSFDDLYEKFETMPPELYEQQGGDPGASAEDRSLMYQNGLTVARWFEAALPQEDRLLESPIYQENPVKAAFFWGHSSNSISEMPRMRQAMEALDLLVVVDLFPSLASVLPDRDDGVILLPAASQYEHYRSVTNSHRAVQWSEPVRPPSHEAKPDMQIMQELADRLGFGEHFDWGSGPEMFNGKSTYEEALREINLGVRTIGYQQSPERLQQHREYDYAFSEEDTKAHDTDLPVSGEYWSLPWPCWGDGHPGTPILWTDEVDPREGGQDFRSRWGTEAPSPEDWASMDTDKEYPLQETYDQGGDEALNMLRTSFSPDWHDGEIEGVPEYPGFATALPEDLNNPSAPSLPFEYALSEDHSPYDAAVALNEREEFDFDLDFWEQFDNAQPDPPTGRGRARAVAWEFLDPTPVHREPIESPEPGLTEEWPANGQQHNVYRLDQNNSEVQSRAMSRIADSDGAIDTILTSGRQVEHQGGGSETRSNIFTADLQPHMYAEIHPDMAEELGVDGGDLVVVETTNRGSVLVKARVTNRPNAEETFLPYHWGGIFQGENLLEEYPDGMAPFAIGDSVNSITSPGYDVETQMQETKAAMVRVRKATQDVVDELNMDVDLSTFSFPQDEANIGRQKDFDVRENKPVQ, from the coding sequence ATGAGTACACAACCGGTCTCTCTGGACCTAGACCGTCGGTCGTTCATGAAGGCGAGTGCCCTCGCAGGCGGCCTCGCCCTCGGCGGCGGGATAACCGGCCAGACGCTCGCTCAGGACGGCGAAAGCGGTGGCGCCGACGTCTCCGGCGACGACTCGACGCTCACCAAGACCATCTGTAACTTCTGCGCGGTCGGCTGCGGGTTCCGCGGAGAACGAGAAGGGGATGCTTTCGTCGGGCAGGAGCCCTGGGAGGAGAACCCGATTAACAACGGGTCGCTCTGCTCGAAGGGGGCTGCCATCTACGGCAGCGAACACTCCGAGCGACGTCTGAAACACCCGATGCGGAAAGAAAACGGCGAGTGGAAGAAAATCACGTGGGACGAGGCGTACTCCCACATTACCGAGGAGCTCGAGCGAATCTGGGACGAGTACGGCCGCGACTCCCTGATGTTCCTCGGGAGCGCCCACCACTGCAACGAGGAGGCGTACGCGTCGCGCAAGCTCGCCTCCTTCATGGGCACGAACAACATCGACCACCAGGCCCGTATCTGCCACTCCACGACCGTCACCGGTCTCGCGAACACGTGGGGGTACGGGGCGATGACGAACACGGTCAACGACTACCGGAACTTCGACCTCAACATCATCATCGGGCAGAACCCCGCGGAAGCCCACCCCATCGCGATGCAGCACATCCTCGAGGGGCAGGCCCGCGGCGGCACGGTCGTCTCCGTGGACCCCCGGTACACGAAGACGTCCGCTCACGCGGACGACTTCTACCGGCTGCGTCCCGGGACGGACGTCGCGCTGATGATGGGGCTGATGCGGTACCTCCGCGAGCAGGGCGAACTCGACGACGAGATGCTCGAGGAGCGCGTGCAGGGGTGGCCGGACGTCGAGGGCGAACTCGACGACTACGACCCCGAGACCGTCGAGGAGATCACGTGGATCAGCGCGGACCGCGTCCGCGAGCTCGGCGACCTCATCATCGAGAACAAGCCCAACGTCCAGATCGAGTGGGCGATGGGCGGCACCCAGCACAACAACGGCACGCAGAACATCCGCTCGTACGCGCTGACCAGCCTCGCCTCCGGGAGCGCCGCCCACTCGGGCGGCGGCCTGCAGGTGATGCGCGGCCACGCGAACGTGCAGGGTGCGACGGACCTCGGCGTCGCCAGCCACATCCTCCCCGGCTACTACGGCGTCTCCAGCCGCGGCTCGTGGGAGTACTGGGCGGACGTCTGGAACAAGACGCCGACCACCTCCGGCGACGTCAGCTTCGACGACCTCTACGAGAAGTTCGAGACGATGCCGCCCGAGCTGTACGAACAGCAGGGCGGCGACCCGGGCGCCTCCGCGGAGGACCGCTCGCTGATGTACCAGAACGGGCTCACCGTCGCCCGCTGGTTCGAAGCGGCGCTCCCGCAGGAGGACCGCCTCCTGGAGTCGCCCATCTACCAGGAGAACCCCGTGAAGGCGGCGTTCTTCTGGGGGCACTCCTCGAACTCCATCTCGGAGATGCCGCGGATGCGGCAGGCGATGGAGGCCCTCGACCTGCTCGTGGTCGTGGACCTGTTCCCGTCGCTCGCGTCCGTGCTGCCGGACCGCGACGACGGCGTCATCCTGCTGCCGGCGGCCAGCCAGTACGAGCACTACCGCTCGGTCACGAACTCCCACCGCGCGGTGCAGTGGAGCGAGCCCGTGCGGCCGCCGAGCCACGAGGCGAAGCCGGACATGCAGATCATGCAGGAGCTGGCCGACCGCCTCGGCTTCGGCGAGCACTTCGACTGGGGTTCGGGCCCCGAGATGTTCAACGGGAAGTCCACGTACGAGGAGGCGCTGCGCGAGATCAACCTCGGCGTGCGCACCATCGGCTACCAGCAGAGCCCCGAGCGGCTCCAGCAACACCGCGAGTACGACTACGCGTTCTCCGAGGAGGACACGAAGGCGCACGACACGGACCTCCCGGTAAGCGGCGAATACTGGAGTCTCCCGTGGCCGTGCTGGGGTGACGGCCACCCCGGCACGCCGATTCTGTGGACCGACGAAGTCGACCCCCGCGAGGGCGGCCAGGACTTCCGTTCCCGCTGGGGGACGGAGGCGCCGTCGCCCGAGGACTGGGCGTCGATGGACACGGACAAGGAGTACCCGCTCCAGGAGACCTACGACCAGGGCGGCGACGAAGCCCTGAACATGCTCCGGACGTCGTTCTCCCCTGACTGGCACGACGGCGAAATCGAGGGCGTCCCCGAGTATCCGGGCTTCGCGACGGCGCTCCCGGAGGACCTCAACAACCCCTCGGCACCGTCGCTCCCGTTCGAGTACGCGCTCAGCGAGGACCACTCGCCGTACGACGCGGCGGTGGCGCTCAACGAGCGCGAGGAGTTCGACTTCGACCTCGACTTCTGGGAGCAGTTCGACAACGCACAGCCCGACCCGCCGACGGGGCGCGGTCGCGCTCGCGCTGTCGCGTGGGAGTTCCTCGACCCGACGCCGGTCCACCGCGAACCCATCGAGAGCCCCGAACCGGGGCTGACCGAGGAGTGGCCGGCGAACGGCCAGCAGCACAACGTCTACCGGCTGGACCAGAACAACTCGGAGGTCCAGTCGCGGGCGATGAGCCGCATCGCCGACTCCGACGGCGCCATCGACACCATCCTGACGTCCGGCCGACAGGTCGAACACCAGGGCGGCGGCTCGGAGACGCGGTCGAACATCTTCACCGCGGACCTCCAGCCGCACATGTACGCGGAGATTCACCCGGACATGGCCGAGGAACTCGGCGTGGACGGCGGCGACCTCGTGGTCGTCGAGACGACGAACCGCGGCTCGGTGCTGGTGAAAGCCCGCGTGACGAATCGACCGAACGCCGAGGAGACGTTCCTCCCCTACCACTGGGGCGGCATCTTCCAGGGGGAGAACCTCCTCGAAGAGTACCCGGACGGGATGGCGCCGTTCGCCATCGGTGACAGCGTGAACTCCATCACGTCGCCGGGGTACGACGTCGAAACGCAGATGCAGGAGACGAAGGCCGCGATGGTTCGCGTCCGGAAAGCGACCCAGGACGTGGTCGACGAACTCAACATGGACGTCGACCTGTCGACGTTCTCGTTCCCCCAGGACGAGGCCAACATCGGTCGGCAGAAAGACTTCGACGTCCGGGAGAACAAGCCCGTTCAGTAA
- a CDS encoding DUF7124 domain-containing protein, with protein sequence MTERIDLDDVEVETEEDEGNDGDWLWRDDASADIDGDVGETAAGESASSGGSATESEEPAGDSQGDRIPHVPYESSNSPAGIPKDHGGAGGGAGPAEDRAEAPEASGPHGGGVDDMATAYTYEAIQRLDDPRIALAETNEWSDWIGLVGDVPAHAINSFLREHQLDIDFFNGSGDGPAERLAAIGEHSMFYSERMVVVGTEGEEWIAEDAGWEFVDLADAAESAGWELDD encoded by the coding sequence GTGACAGAACGAATCGACCTAGACGACGTCGAGGTGGAGACCGAGGAAGACGAGGGCAACGACGGCGACTGGCTGTGGCGCGACGACGCCTCTGCCGACATCGACGGCGACGTCGGCGAGACGGCCGCCGGCGAGAGCGCCAGCAGCGGCGGGTCGGCCACGGAGTCCGAGGAGCCGGCCGGCGACTCGCAGGGCGACCGCATCCCCCACGTCCCCTACGAGTCCTCGAACAGCCCCGCGGGCATCCCGAAAGACCACGGTGGCGCTGGCGGCGGCGCCGGGCCAGCGGAGGACCGCGCGGAAGCGCCCGAAGCGAGCGGCCCGCACGGCGGCGGCGTCGACGACATGGCGACCGCGTACACGTACGAGGCCATCCAGCGCCTCGACGACCCGCGCATCGCGCTCGCGGAGACCAACGAGTGGTCCGACTGGATTGGGCTGGTCGGCGACGTGCCGGCGCACGCCATCAACTCCTTCCTGCGCGAGCACCAGCTGGACATCGACTTCTTCAACGGCTCCGGGGACGGCCCCGCCGAGCGGCTCGCGGCCATCGGCGAGCACTCGATGTTCTACTCCGAGCGGATGGTCGTCGTCGGCACCGAGGGCGAGGAGTGGATTGCCGAGGACGCCGGGTGGGAGTTCGTGGACCTCGCGGACGCCGCCGAGAGCGCCGGCTGGGAACTCGACGACTGA
- the mobA gene encoding molybdenum cofactor guanylyltransferase, whose protein sequence is MRSAVVLAGGRSTRYGDGDKALADLAGSPMLRRVADRLADATDELVVNCRDDQRDAHRDALDGYPNPIRVAEDPEPDEGPMAGIAAGLREASGEYALVVACDMPFVDPAVVDLLFDRAAGRDAAVPEMDDGWYQTTQAVYRADAMAAACADALDRGDRKILAPLESLDWVAVPEADVAAAGDLESFENLNTREAVAEAAERFAPQ, encoded by the coding sequence GTGCGCTCAGCAGTCGTGCTCGCGGGCGGCCGCTCGACTCGGTACGGCGACGGCGACAAGGCGCTCGCCGACCTCGCCGGCTCGCCGATGCTGCGCCGGGTCGCCGACCGCCTCGCCGACGCCACCGACGAGCTAGTCGTGAACTGCCGGGACGACCAGCGCGACGCCCACCGGGACGCCCTCGACGGCTACCCGAACCCCATCAGGGTCGCTGAAGACCCCGAACCCGACGAGGGCCCGATGGCGGGCATCGCTGCCGGCCTCCGAGAGGCCAGCGGCGAGTACGCGCTCGTCGTCGCCTGCGATATGCCGTTCGTGGACCCAGCGGTCGTCGACCTCCTCTTCGACCGAGCCGCCGGCCGCGACGCCGCCGTCCCCGAGATGGACGACGGCTGGTACCAGACGACGCAGGCGGTCTACCGCGCGGACGCGATGGCCGCGGCCTGCGCGGACGCCCTCGACCGCGGCGACCGCAAGATTCTCGCGCCGCTGGAGTCGCTGGACTGGGTCGCCGTCCCCGAAGCAGACGTGGCGGCGGCTGGCGACCTCGAATCCTTCGAGAACCTCAACACGCGCGAGGCCGTGGCGGAAGCGGCCGAGCGGTTCGCCCCGCAGTAG
- the yqeC gene encoding selenium cofactor biosynthesis protein YqeC — MELEDAVDAEGVVCAVGAGGKKSLLYALADRIERAVVTATVRIPIFDEHVARVVVTDDPSAAVRENAEWPLGVVPEQEREDRYRGYERERIAGVADAAPSAVLVKADGARTRRLKAPGEHEPQIPDCADVVVPIASVRAVGEPLSEAVAHRPERVAAITDLSVGDEIRPEDVARVLAHPEGGMRDVPEGATVIPLVNMADDAALVQTATEIAEGVHERADVPRVVVTSLKADDPVKTVV, encoded by the coding sequence ATGGAGCTCGAAGACGCCGTCGACGCCGAGGGAGTCGTCTGCGCGGTCGGTGCGGGCGGGAAGAAGTCGCTTTTGTACGCGCTCGCCGACCGAATCGAGCGCGCCGTCGTGACGGCGACGGTCCGCATCCCGATTTTCGACGAGCACGTCGCCCGGGTCGTCGTCACGGACGACCCGTCCGCGGCCGTCCGCGAGAACGCCGAGTGGCCGCTGGGCGTGGTGCCCGAGCAGGAGCGCGAGGACCGCTACCGCGGCTACGAGCGCGAGCGAATCGCGGGCGTCGCCGACGCCGCCCCGAGCGCCGTCCTCGTGAAAGCCGACGGTGCGCGCACCCGCCGGCTGAAGGCGCCGGGCGAACACGAGCCACAGATTCCGGACTGCGCGGACGTCGTGGTGCCGATTGCGAGCGTGCGCGCGGTCGGCGAACCGCTCTCGGAGGCCGTCGCCCACCGGCCCGAGCGCGTCGCCGCCATCACGGACCTCTCGGTCGGCGACGAGATTCGCCCCGAGGACGTCGCACGCGTGCTCGCCCACCCCGAGGGCGGAATGCGAGACGTACCAGAGGGCGCGACCGTGATTCCGCTCGTGAACATGGCCGACGACGCCGCGCTCGTCCAGACCGCCACCGAAATCGCGGAGGGCGTCCACGAGCGCGCGGACGTCCCCCGCGTCGTCGTCACGTCGCTGAAGGCCGACGACCCCGTGAAGACCGTCGTCTAA